Proteins encoded by one window of Acuticoccus sp. MNP-M23:
- a CDS encoding AMP-binding protein, producing MIRLSDFASYEDARANFRWSVPARCNIAEICCGHWARTDPERPALILPDETGAPRSLTYGALEADVNRCANALVSLGVGRGTAVAIHLGQSLETVAVHLAVYKLGAVAVPLAAVFGPEAISFRMEASGAALLVTGDAGNRMPDLAATVLPVTGPGRNLRDMMAAASSTAETAPTGPDDPAMMIFTSGTTGLPKGALHGHRVLLGHIPGVQMHHDLMPHRGDRLWTPADWAWAGGLLNVLLPGLAMGVPVVAQRQRRFDPEEALDWARVAGVRNAFIPPTALRMMRDTRPKLDLRSVGSGGEQLGAATFDWGRQHLGLTINEFYGQTEANLVLSSCAAWGIATPGIIGRPVPGHDVAVIDEAGTPVPDGAQGTIGIRAPDPVMFLGYHGNEAATAEKFAGDYMTTGDQGVAGPDGIRFVGRDDDVISSAGYRIGPGEIESCLAGHPAIALAAVVGRPDAVRGEIVAAFIRLVPGAAPVDALKADIQTYVRERLSAHEYPRQIEFVDDIPLTSTGKVIRRMFRQG from the coding sequence ATGATCCGCCTGTCCGACTTTGCCTCCTACGAGGATGCACGCGCCAACTTCCGCTGGTCCGTGCCGGCCCGCTGCAACATTGCCGAGATCTGTTGTGGCCATTGGGCGCGCACCGACCCGGAGCGGCCCGCCCTTATCCTGCCGGACGAGACGGGCGCCCCGCGTTCACTCACCTACGGTGCCCTTGAGGCCGACGTGAACCGCTGCGCCAACGCGTTGGTATCGCTCGGCGTCGGCCGCGGCACCGCCGTTGCCATCCATCTCGGCCAATCCCTCGAAACCGTTGCGGTCCATCTTGCGGTGTACAAGCTTGGCGCCGTTGCAGTGCCGCTCGCCGCGGTGTTCGGCCCGGAGGCGATCAGTTTTCGCATGGAGGCCTCGGGCGCCGCGCTTCTGGTCACCGGAGATGCCGGCAACCGGATGCCAGACCTTGCCGCAACGGTCCTTCCGGTGACCGGCCCCGGCCGCAACCTGCGCGATATGATGGCAGCAGCATCAAGCACGGCGGAGACCGCGCCCACGGGGCCGGACGATCCTGCGATGATGATCTTCACCTCCGGCACCACGGGCCTGCCCAAGGGGGCGCTCCACGGCCACCGTGTGCTTTTGGGGCACATTCCGGGGGTGCAGATGCACCACGACCTGATGCCCCACAGAGGCGATCGACTGTGGACCCCGGCGGACTGGGCGTGGGCCGGCGGCCTTCTCAATGTGCTGTTGCCGGGGCTTGCCATGGGGGTGCCCGTGGTGGCGCAGCGTCAGCGCCGGTTCGATCCCGAAGAGGCGCTCGACTGGGCGCGCGTTGCGGGCGTGCGGAACGCTTTCATCCCGCCAACGGCGCTGCGGATGATGCGCGATACGCGGCCGAAGCTCGATTTGCGCTCCGTCGGCTCGGGCGGCGAGCAGCTCGGTGCTGCCACGTTCGACTGGGGCCGGCAGCATCTGGGACTGACCATCAACGAGTTTTACGGGCAGACCGAGGCCAATCTGGTCCTGTCGAGCTGCGCGGCGTGGGGCATTGCAACGCCCGGCATCATCGGCCGCCCCGTGCCGGGGCACGACGTTGCCGTGATCGACGAGGCGGGCACGCCGGTGCCGGACGGTGCGCAGGGCACCATCGGCATTCGCGCGCCGGATCCGGTGATGTTTCTCGGCTACCACGGCAACGAGGCGGCCACTGCCGAGAAGTTTGCGGGCGATTACATGACCACCGGCGACCAGGGGGTTGCGGGGCCGGATGGCATCCGCTTCGTGGGCCGTGACGACGATGTGATCTCGTCGGCCGGCTACCGGATCGGCCCCGGCGAAATCGAGAGCTGTCTTGCCGGCCATCCGGCCATTGCGCTGGCGGCGGTGGTGGGGCGGCCCGATGCCGTCCGCGGCGAGATCGTGGCCGCCTTCATCAGGCTTGTCCCTGGCGCTGCGCCCGTGGACGCGCTGAAGGCCGACATCCAGACCTATGTTCGCGAACGGCTTTCCGCGCACGAATACCCGCGACAGATCGAATTTGTGGACGACATCCCGCTCACATCCACAGGCAAGGTGATCCGCCGGATGTTCCGCCAGGGCTGA
- a CDS encoding ABC transporter substrate-binding protein has product MKRLMFAATLAASPLLAVTAAQAQADCAGLDRPVVLAGLDWDSNSFHNGVAGFILENGYGCNVESIPGSTIPLMNGMIRGDIDITMEMWIPNVKDAWEKAVADGDVAEVGVSYPDATQAWFVPKYLVEGDDAPAPGLKSVSDLPKYKDLFADPEEPGKGRFYNCILGWGCEQFNTKKLKAYDLLNDYTNFRPGTGGALSGAIESSILREKPIVFYYWGPTWVLGKVGDQIVQLEEPEHDEAIWEKLASTPEDQVDASFDATAYPLVKVSIAANTEFAKEAGTLVEFLGKYGLDAATVSKALAYMQDESASADEAGEWWLANNMDVWKAWVPADVAERVEAALQSS; this is encoded by the coding sequence TTGAAACGACTCATGTTCGCGGCCACCCTCGCAGCGTCCCCCCTTCTTGCCGTCACTGCGGCACAGGCACAGGCCGATTGCGCTGGCCTCGACCGTCCTGTGGTTCTCGCCGGGCTCGATTGGGACTCCAACTCGTTCCACAACGGCGTGGCCGGTTTCATTCTCGAAAATGGTTATGGCTGTAACGTCGAATCCATTCCCGGCTCCACCATTCCGCTGATGAACGGCATGATCCGCGGTGATATCGACATCACCATGGAAATGTGGATCCCGAACGTGAAGGACGCGTGGGAAAAGGCCGTCGCCGATGGCGATGTGGCGGAAGTCGGCGTGTCCTATCCGGACGCCACGCAGGCCTGGTTCGTGCCCAAATATCTCGTCGAAGGTGACGATGCGCCGGCACCGGGCCTCAAGTCCGTGTCCGACCTGCCGAAGTACAAGGATCTGTTCGCAGACCCCGAAGAGCCCGGCAAGGGCCGGTTCTACAACTGTATTCTCGGCTGGGGCTGCGAGCAGTTCAACACCAAGAAGCTGAAGGCCTACGACCTTCTGAACGACTACACCAACTTCCGCCCCGGCACCGGCGGCGCACTGTCCGGCGCCATCGAGTCGTCGATCCTGCGCGAAAAGCCGATCGTGTTCTACTACTGGGGTCCGACCTGGGTGCTCGGTAAGGTTGGCGATCAGATCGTCCAGCTGGAAGAGCCGGAGCACGACGAAGCGATCTGGGAAAAGCTGGCGAGCACCCCCGAGGATCAGGTGGACGCAAGCTTCGACGCGACCGCCTATCCGCTGGTGAAGGTCAGCATCGCGGCCAACACCGAGTTCGCCAAGGAAGCCGGCACGCTGGTCGAGTTCCTCGGCAAGTACGGGCTCGACGCGGCGACCGTCTCCAAGGCGCTGGCGTACATGCAGGACGAGTCCGCATCGGCTGACGAGGCTGGTGAGTGGTGGCTCGCCAACAACATGGACGTCTGGAAGGCCTGGGTGCCGGCCGACGTTGCAGAGCGCGTCGAAGCTGCGCTCCAGTCGAGCTGA
- a CDS encoding alpha/beta hydrolase produces the protein MRLTVRTPRLDIAVECAGPEDGTPIFLLHGWPDAPATWNRVLPHLHQAGYRTLCPALRGFGDTRFLSNDTPRAGDLEALGQDLIDLVEALGHGPAIAVGHDWGARAVYVASHARPDLFSHAIALSVGWGTNAPGQAMSLPQMQNYWYHWLMATPRGDALVREDRETFTRYLWQSWMPDVPHDEAAFAQAAKAFHNPDWAAIVLHSYRVRWGFTTADPHYDALRSAQAADPTIHVPTLVIHGGADPCNGPATSEGREAMFSGLYARTVLPSVGHFPQREAPAETAAAILGFLS, from the coding sequence TTGAGGCTCACCGTCCGCACACCGCGGCTCGACATTGCGGTCGAGTGCGCCGGTCCGGAGGATGGAACGCCGATATTCCTCCTCCACGGCTGGCCGGACGCGCCAGCCACCTGGAACAGGGTCCTGCCGCACCTCCATCAGGCCGGATACCGGACGCTGTGCCCCGCGCTGCGGGGTTTTGGTGACACGCGCTTCCTGTCGAACGACACGCCGCGCGCCGGAGACCTGGAGGCTCTGGGCCAGGATCTGATCGACCTCGTGGAGGCGCTCGGCCACGGCCCCGCAATTGCCGTGGGACACGACTGGGGAGCCCGCGCGGTCTACGTCGCTTCCCACGCGCGGCCGGACCTTTTCAGCCATGCCATCGCCCTGTCGGTGGGCTGGGGCACCAATGCGCCCGGGCAGGCCATGTCGCTGCCGCAGATGCAGAATTATTGGTACCACTGGCTGATGGCGACGCCCCGCGGCGATGCGCTGGTGCGCGAAGACCGCGAGACCTTCACGCGCTATCTCTGGCAAAGCTGGATGCCGGACGTGCCGCACGACGAAGCCGCCTTCGCGCAAGCCGCCAAGGCGTTCCACAACCCGGACTGGGCCGCCATCGTCCTGCACAGCTACCGCGTGCGCTGGGGCTTCACCACCGCGGACCCGCACTACGATGCGCTGCGCAGCGCACAGGCCGCCGATCCCACCATCCACGTCCCCACCCTCGTCATCCACGGCGGCGCGGACCCCTGCAACGGCCCCGCAACGTCGGAAGGGCGCGAGGCGATGTTTTCGGGCCTCTACGCACGCACCGTGCTGCCTTCGGTCGGCCATTTTCCGCAGCGCGAAGCGCCGGCCGAGACGGCCGCCGCGATCCTCGGCTTCCTGAGCTGA
- a CDS encoding ABC transporter substrate-binding protein, giving the protein MKFCSTQIVAGAALALVAGGVPQAAHAACPIDDTIMFGGLDYGSAAFHTALARTVLEKGYDCKTDVIPGTTLILNQGLARGDVDLLMEVWTANTAQSFLDAEADGKVTRLGATFPDAIEGWFVPRYMVEGENAPAPDLTSVDQLPEYKALFEDPEEPDKGRFYNCVIGWQCEVVNSKKLTAYGLDDDFTNIRPGAGAALEAAVEAAYLREKPVLFYHWAPTWLIGKYDFVMLDEPDYDKAVWDEMMAADTPTEATAYPQTRVVIGANVDFTSKSDALTDFLTAYSTTSAQTSSALAYMRENDASPEEAAEDFLRNSEDVWSTWVPDDVAAKISGSL; this is encoded by the coding sequence ATGAAATTCTGCTCAACCCAAATAGTCGCGGGCGCTGCCCTGGCGCTGGTTGCCGGGGGGGTCCCCCAGGCAGCACACGCGGCGTGCCCGATCGACGATACGATCATGTTCGGCGGCCTCGATTACGGGTCCGCTGCCTTCCACACCGCGCTGGCGCGCACGGTGCTCGAAAAGGGGTATGACTGCAAAACCGACGTGATCCCCGGTACCACGCTCATTCTCAACCAGGGCCTGGCACGCGGCGACGTGGACCTTCTGATGGAAGTGTGGACCGCCAACACCGCGCAGTCCTTTCTGGATGCAGAGGCCGACGGCAAGGTCACGCGCCTTGGTGCGACATTCCCCGATGCCATCGAAGGATGGTTTGTGCCGCGCTACATGGTGGAGGGTGAAAATGCGCCTGCGCCGGATCTCACATCGGTCGACCAGCTGCCGGAATACAAGGCGCTGTTCGAGGACCCAGAGGAGCCGGACAAGGGCCGCTTCTACAATTGTGTGATCGGCTGGCAGTGCGAGGTGGTCAATTCCAAGAAGCTGACCGCCTACGGGCTGGACGATGATTTCACGAACATCCGCCCCGGCGCCGGGGCGGCGCTCGAGGCCGCCGTGGAAGCCGCGTACCTGCGCGAAAAGCCGGTCCTCTTCTACCACTGGGCACCGACGTGGCTGATCGGCAAATATGATTTCGTCATGCTGGACGAGCCGGACTACGACAAGGCCGTCTGGGATGAGATGATGGCTGCCGATACGCCAACGGAAGCAACGGCTTATCCGCAAACCCGCGTCGTGATCGGCGCCAATGTCGACTTCACCAGCAAGTCGGATGCGCTGACGGATTTCCTGACCGCGTACTCCACCACCAGTGCCCAGACCAGCAGTGCGCTAGCCTACATGCGGGAGAACGACGCATCCCCTGAGGAGGCGGCCGAGGATTTCCTGCGCAACAGCGAGGACGTCTGGTCAACCTGGGTGCCGGACGATGTTGCAGCGAAGATATCCGGGTCGCTCTAG
- the trmD gene encoding tRNA (guanosine(37)-N1)-methyltransferase TrmD — protein sequence MSFHATVLTLYRDMFPGPLGHALAGRALSEGRWALDAVDIRSFATDRHRTVDGTPAGGGPGMVMRPDVLAAAIDGSGGAGPRLLMSPRGVPFDQAMATRLAEGPGVTLVCGRFEGVDQRVIEARGLTEVSIGDYVLAGGEVAAFAILDAIVRLLPGVMGNNQSAAEESFSDGLLEHPQYTRPALFEGREIPAVLTSGDHGRVAAWRAAEREALTAARRPDLLAPVRRGRAAD from the coding sequence ATGAGCTTTCACGCCACCGTCCTGACCCTTTACCGCGACATGTTCCCCGGCCCCCTCGGCCATGCCCTGGCCGGACGGGCGCTTTCGGAGGGGCGCTGGGCGCTGGATGCGGTCGACATTCGCAGCTTTGCCACCGACCGGCACCGCACGGTGGACGGCACCCCGGCCGGCGGCGGCCCCGGCATGGTGATGCGGCCCGACGTTCTGGCCGCTGCCATCGACGGGTCCGGCGGCGCCGGGCCGCGCCTCCTGATGAGCCCGCGCGGTGTCCCGTTCGATCAGGCGATGGCAACGCGCCTTGCAGAAGGGCCGGGCGTGACGCTGGTGTGCGGCCGCTTCGAGGGGGTCGACCAGCGGGTGATCGAGGCGCGAGGCCTCACCGAGGTTTCCATCGGCGACTATGTGCTTGCGGGCGGCGAGGTGGCGGCGTTCGCCATCCTGGACGCAATCGTCCGGCTCCTGCCCGGCGTGATGGGCAACAACCAGTCGGCCGCTGAGGAGAGCTTTTCGGACGGGCTTCTGGAGCATCCCCAGTATACGCGGCCTGCGCTTTTCGAAGGGCGGGAGATCCCCGCGGTCCTGACCAGCGGAGACCATGGCCGCGTCGCCGCCTGGCGCGCCGCCGAGCGCGAGGCGCTGACCGCAGCCCGCCGACCGGACCTTCTGGCGCCAGTCCGCCGCGGGCGTGCGGCGGACTGA
- the rimM gene encoding ribosome maturation factor RimM (Essential for efficient processing of 16S rRNA) — protein sequence MAGDPRGTAGEPTVVMATIGAAHGVRGAVKLTVHAEDPATLKRYNPFQTADGRTFKVKSVKPIGKALVAELEGVPDRNAAELLRGTDLLVPRRRLPRPDEEEFYHIDLIGLQARLVSGEILGVVRAVNDFGAGDILEIVGPRTVMVPFTQVCVPAVDLEAGTLTVDPIPGLLDEPGEPPADAEISDTNDGGA from the coding sequence ATGGCAGGGGACCCTCGCGGGACCGCCGGCGAACCGACCGTGGTCATGGCCACGATCGGCGCCGCCCACGGCGTGCGCGGTGCGGTCAAGCTGACCGTTCATGCCGAAGACCCGGCGACGCTGAAGCGGTACAACCCGTTTCAGACCGCGGACGGGCGCACCTTCAAGGTGAAAAGCGTCAAGCCGATCGGCAAGGCGCTGGTGGCGGAACTGGAAGGCGTTCCGGACCGCAATGCGGCCGAATTGTTGCGCGGGACCGACCTTCTCGTTCCGCGCAGGCGCCTGCCGCGTCCCGACGAGGAAGAGTTCTACCACATCGATCTCATCGGCCTTCAGGCGCGTCTGGTCTCCGGCGAGATCCTGGGTGTCGTCCGCGCCGTCAACGATTTCGGGGCCGGCGACATTCTGGAGATTGTCGGGCCGCGCACGGTGATGGTGCCGTTTACGCAGGTTTGCGTGCCGGCCGTCGATCTGGAAGCCGGCACACTCACGGTCGACCCGATCCCCGGCCTTCTCGATGAGCCGGGCGAACCGCCGGCCGATGCCGAAATCAGCGACACGAACGACGGCGGCGCATGA
- a CDS encoding DUF1150 domain-containing protein, whose protein sequence is MIESGKVSGRTSAPLISEHQLAALGEGHVAYVRQLRSEDVHDVFPEAPEMEPGQAVWALLSAAGAPIVLADTAQAILENAMENNLVTVSVH, encoded by the coding sequence ATGATCGAGAGCGGTAAGGTGTCGGGGCGCACGTCCGCCCCTCTCATTAGCGAGCACCAGCTTGCTGCGCTGGGCGAAGGGCACGTTGCATACGTGCGACAGCTCCGCTCGGAGGATGTGCACGACGTCTTCCCCGAAGCGCCGGAAATGGAGCCGGGTCAGGCGGTGTGGGCCTTGTTGTCGGCCGCTGGCGCGCCCATCGTGCTTGCGGATACGGCTCAGGCGATCCTCGAGAATGCGATGGAAAACAACCTCGTGACCGTCAGCGTTCACTAA
- a CDS encoding VOC family protein produces MTGLKSILAGACALLALPAAADTLPGMRGVNHIGLTVPDLAEATTFFTDVLGCAKATSFGPFRDDEGTFMQDLLNVDPRAVVNEITLIRCGNGSNIELFDYDAPDQDTVFPRNSDVGGYHIAIYVDDIDAAADYLKSKGLRTLLGPLPVNEGPAAGQTILYFYTPWGLQMEAISFPNGMAYEDGADTVLWSNTEPAN; encoded by the coding sequence ATGACAGGCCTGAAAAGCATTCTTGCTGGTGCGTGCGCCTTGCTTGCGCTGCCGGCGGCCGCCGACACACTTCCCGGCATGCGCGGGGTCAACCACATCGGGCTGACAGTGCCGGACCTTGCAGAGGCCACAACGTTCTTCACCGATGTGCTGGGGTGCGCAAAGGCAACCAGCTTCGGACCGTTCCGGGACGATGAGGGCACCTTCATGCAGGACCTTCTCAACGTCGACCCGCGTGCCGTGGTCAACGAAATCACCCTCATCCGCTGCGGCAACGGCTCCAACATCGAGTTGTTCGATTACGACGCGCCAGATCAGGACACCGTGTTCCCCCGCAACAGCGACGTCGGCGGCTATCACATCGCCATCTATGTGGACGATATCGACGCTGCGGCGGATTATCTGAAGTCGAAGGGGTTGCGGACGCTGCTGGGTCCCCTCCCCGTGAACGAAGGCCCCGCTGCCGGGCAGACGATCCTGTATTTCTACACGCCCTGGGGCCTTCAGATGGAGGCCATCTCGTTCCCGAACGGCATGGCCTACGAAGACGGCGCCGACACCGTCCTGTGGTCCAACACCGAACCCGCGAACTGA
- a CDS encoding proline/glycine betaine ABC transporter permease: MEEQPSFFERITDNFQEWLFFDGAVGDAIRKSTNEFVRFLVINYGDGFEAFSNFLLQALVWLERLLDATPVLVILAFVGLLAYAASRRVLLSVGMMVALWFVGTLGLWDKAMQTIAIMIVAVLMSVIIGIPTGVLTAKSNRARSIINPILDLMQTIPSFVYLIPAVMLFGLGKIPAILATVIYATPPLIRLTDLGIRYVDAEVVEASRAFGANRWQMLSGVQIPLALPSIMQGINQTMMMALAMVVIASMIGARGVGETVLLGLQRNDAGQGLIGGIAIVVLAIIFDRISQAAGQRAQKHRQVAH, encoded by the coding sequence ATGGAAGAACAACCCAGCTTTTTTGAACGTATCACGGACAACTTCCAGGAATGGTTGTTCTTCGACGGCGCGGTCGGCGATGCGATCCGCAAATCGACCAACGAATTCGTCCGCTTCCTCGTCATCAACTATGGTGACGGCTTCGAGGCATTCTCCAATTTTCTGCTGCAGGCGCTGGTCTGGCTGGAGCGGCTGCTGGATGCGACGCCTGTGCTCGTCATCCTCGCTTTTGTCGGCCTGCTCGCCTATGCCGCCTCGCGCCGCGTGCTCCTCTCGGTCGGGATGATGGTGGCGCTCTGGTTCGTGGGCACCCTCGGCCTCTGGGACAAGGCGATGCAGACCATCGCCATCATGATCGTCGCAGTGCTGATGTCCGTCATCATCGGCATCCCGACCGGCGTGCTCACCGCAAAGTCCAACCGGGCGCGCTCGATCATCAACCCGATCCTCGACCTGATGCAGACCATCCCGAGCTTCGTCTATCTCATTCCGGCGGTGATGCTGTTCGGCCTTGGCAAGATCCCGGCGATCCTCGCCACGGTCATCTACGCCACCCCGCCGCTCATCCGCCTGACCGACCTTGGCATCCGCTACGTGGACGCCGAAGTGGTGGAGGCGAGCCGTGCCTTCGGCGCCAACCGCTGGCAGATGCTGTCGGGCGTCCAGATCCCGCTGGCGCTGCCCTCCATCATGCAGGGCATCAACCAGACGATGATGATGGCGCTCGCCATGGTGGTCATCGCCTCCATGATCGGCGCGCGCGGCGTCGGCGAAACCGTGCTCCTCGGCCTTCAGCGCAACGACGCGGGGCAGGGCCTGATCGGCGGCATTGCCATTGTGGTGCTGGCCATCATCTTCGACCGGATCAGTCAGGCGGCGGGCCAACGTGCCCAGAAGCATCGCCAAGTCGCGCACTAA
- a CDS encoding Hsp20 family protein: MSRITQLSSPLLLGFEEIERVLDRVTKSGSDGYPPYNIERIAAADGDRLRITLAVAGFSREQLSVTVEDNQLVIRGQQTMDAEEGRHFLHRGIAARQFQRAFVLAEGIEILTAGLADGLLSIDLVRPEPERTVRTIEIAAER, encoded by the coding sequence ATGAGCCGAATAACACAACTTTCGAGCCCGCTTCTGCTGGGCTTCGAGGAAATCGAGCGAGTGCTCGACCGGGTTACCAAGAGCGGAAGCGATGGCTACCCGCCCTACAATATCGAGCGGATCGCCGCGGCTGACGGAGACCGGTTGCGGATCACGCTGGCGGTTGCCGGCTTCAGCCGTGAGCAGCTTTCCGTCACCGTCGAGGACAACCAGCTCGTGATCCGCGGGCAGCAGACGATGGATGCCGAGGAAGGCCGCCACTTTCTGCACCGCGGTATCGCCGCCCGGCAGTTCCAGCGGGCGTTCGTCCTGGCCGAAGGGATTGAGATCCTGACAGCCGGGCTGGCGGATGGTCTCTTGTCCATCGACCTGGTGCGGCCGGAGCCGGAGCGCACGGTCCGAACCATCGAAATTGCAGCCGAACGATAA
- a CDS encoding glycine betaine/L-proline ABC transporter ATP-binding protein, which yields MSLIEVQNVTKIFGPRPKQALARYREGLSKEELLAETGHTLGLSDVSLSIAKGEIFVVMGLSGSGKSTLIRHFNRLIEPTDGQILVHGNDVLKLSAGQLQEFRRTTMSMVFQRFGLMPHRTVLQNVAYGLAVRGVPKRDREEQAMGWVQTVGLSGYEHQYPTQLSGGMQQRVGLARALATDAEILLMDEAFSALDPLIRSQMQDQLIELQAELGKTIVFITHDLDEALRIGDQIAILKDGRLSQVGKPAEILLHPADDYVASFVRDVNRARVLTVDTVMKPPIARLTSGNLERALAEMRRVNSPFGYVEDSDGYRGIARQDRVEEAISAKGEGDLYSLAEAGPTLTADDALESALPTALDTDYPLPVVDDSGALMGVVSSREMSSVLSPPKAVEHPANEDEPATPTVPAAAADDGEPPKAAAG from the coding sequence ATGTCACTCATCGAAGTTCAGAACGTCACCAAGATCTTTGGCCCGCGCCCCAAGCAGGCGCTGGCGCGGTACCGCGAGGGCCTGTCCAAGGAAGAGCTTCTGGCCGAAACCGGCCACACGCTCGGCCTGTCGGACGTCAGCCTCTCCATCGCCAAGGGCGAGATCTTCGTGGTCATGGGCCTGTCGGGTTCCGGCAAGTCCACCCTCATCCGCCACTTCAACCGGCTGATCGAGCCGACGGACGGGCAGATCCTCGTCCACGGCAACGATGTGCTGAAGCTGTCCGCCGGGCAGCTCCAGGAGTTCCGGCGCACCACCATGAGCATGGTGTTCCAGCGCTTCGGACTGATGCCGCACCGCACGGTCCTGCAGAACGTCGCCTACGGCCTTGCCGTGCGCGGTGTCCCCAAGCGGGACCGCGAAGAGCAGGCCATGGGCTGGGTCCAGACGGTGGGACTTTCAGGCTACGAACACCAGTACCCGACGCAGCTTTCGGGCGGCATGCAGCAGCGTGTGGGTCTTGCCCGTGCGCTGGCGACCGATGCCGAGATCCTGTTGATGGACGAGGCGTTCTCCGCACTCGACCCGTTGATCCGCAGCCAGATGCAGGACCAGCTGATCGAACTGCAGGCCGAGCTTGGCAAGACCATCGTCTTCATCACCCACGATCTTGATGAAGCGCTGCGCATCGGTGACCAGATCGCCATCCTGAAGGACGGCAGGCTCAGTCAGGTGGGCAAGCCGGCCGAGATCCTGCTGCACCCTGCGGACGACTATGTGGCCTCCTTCGTGCGCGACGTGAACCGCGCCCGTGTTCTCACCGTGGACACGGTGATGAAACCGCCGATTGCGCGGCTCACCTCAGGCAATCTGGAGCGGGCACTGGCCGAGATGCGCCGCGTCAACTCGCCGTTCGGCTATGTGGAAGACAGCGACGGCTACCGCGGCATCGCCCGGCAGGACCGTGTGGAGGAAGCCATCAGCGCCAAGGGCGAGGGTGACCTTTACAGCCTGGCTGAAGCCGGACCGACGCTGACAGCGGACGACGCGCTGGAATCGGCGCTGCCCACAGCACTCGATACGGACTACCCGCTCCCGGTGGTGGACGACAGCGGCGCGCTGATGGGTGTCGTGTCCAGCCGCGAGATGTCGAGCGTGCTCAGCCCGCCCAAGGCGGTGGAGCACCCCGCCAACGAGGACGAGCCGGCAACGCCGACCGTGCCGGCCGCTGCCGCCGACGATGGCGAACCGCCCAAGGCCGCCGCAGGCTGA